Part of the Microbacterium immunditiarum genome is shown below.
CCGCCGTGATCTCCGAACTCCGCCGCGCGACCGTCGTCGTCATCGGCGGCGGGCAGGCGGGGCTCTCCGCCGCGTTTCACCTGCAGCGTCGGGGAATCGCGAGTGCCGTCGACGAGCCGGATGCCGCGCGAACCTTCGTCGTCCTCGATGCCGCGCCGGCGCCGGGTGGCGCGTGGCAGCACCGCTGGCCGTCGCTCACGATGGCGACCGTCAACGGGATCTTCGACCTTCCCGGCATCCGTCAGCCCCCGGTCGACGACCCCGAGCCGAGCCGCGAGGCGGTGCCGCGCTACTTCGCGGCGTACGAACGCGAACTCGCGCTGCCGATCCTGCGACCCGTGCACGTGAGCGCCGTGCGCCGCGCGGACGACTCTCCGACCGGCGAACTCGTCGTCGAGACGGACGGCGGCATCTGGATCGCCCGCTTCGTCGTCAACGCGACGGGCACGTGGGACAACCCCGTGCTGCCGGACCACCCCGGCACGGACAGCTTCCTCGGACGCCAGCTGCACACGCGCGAGTACCGCTCAGCCGCCGAGTTCGCGGGCCGGCGCGTCGCGATCGTCGGCGGAGGCATCTCGGCCATCCAGCAGCTCGAGGAGATCTCGCGAGGAGCGACGACGTTCTGGTACACCCGCCGCGAGCCCGCCTTCATCGACGGCGAGTTCACGCCCGAGACGACCGGCCGCGAGACGATCGCGAAGGTCGTCGCCGATGTCGAAGCCGGTCGACCGACGGGGAGCGTGGTGGGCTACACGGGCCTCCCGTGGACCCCGTACGCACGCGCGGCGAAGGCACGCGGGGCGCTCGAGCGCCGTCCGATGTTCACGGCGATCGAGCCGCACGGGGTGCGCGAGGCCGACGGATCGTTCACGCCGGTCGACGCGATCCTGTGGGCGACGGGTTTCAAGGCGTCGCTCTCGCACCTCGATCCCCTCGGGCTGCGCAACGAACTCGGGGGCATCGCGATGCGGGGCACGCAGCCTCTTCGCGAGCCGCGCGTGCATCTCATCGGCTTCGGTCCGTCGCAGTCGACCGTCGGCGCCAATCGCGCGGGTCGCGAGGCGGTCTCCTCGATCGCGCGGCAGCTCGCCGACGAGGACGCCGAGCGGCGGGTGGCGGATGCCGCGGCATCCGTGTCGTTCGCCTGAATCGCGAACCGCCCCTGTCGCCGTGTCGGCGAGTGGGTCTAGCGTTCCAAGAGCGTGTCGATCCGCGCATTTCGGAGGTGCATGGCATGTCTCTCGTTCGCGTCCAGAACTTTGCGATCTCGCTCGACGGCTTCGGCACGGGCGAACCGCAGAGCTTCGACGAGCCGTTCGGGCACGCCGGCGAACGCCTTCATGAGTGGATGTTCGCGACGCGCTTCTGGCACGCGATGTCGGGTGAGCCGGGCGGCTCGGACGGCATCGACAACGCGTTCGCCGAGCGGCACGAGACGCTGGGCATCGGCGCCGAGATCATGGGCCGCCGCAAGTTCACGCCCGAGACGGGTCCGTGGGCGAAGGTCGGCGAAGAAGACGAGTGGCGCGGGTGGTGGGGCCCCAACCCGCCCTTCCACACTCCCGTGTTCGTGCTGACCCACTACCCCCGCCCGGCCATGGAGATGGAGGGCGGCACGGTGTTCCATTTCGTCGATGCGACGCCCGAAGAGGCGGTCGCGATGGCGAAGGAGGCCGCCGGCGGTCGCGACGTCCGCCTCGGCGGCGGTGCGACGATGATCCGCGAGTTCCTCACCGCCGGCGTCGTCGACCGGGCCCACTTCGTGGTCGTGCCGATCGTGCTCGGCCGCGGCGAGCGGGTGTGGGACGGGCTCGAGGGCCTCGAGGCCGACTACGGCATCGAGCAGGTGTCGTCGCCGAGCGGCGTCGTGCACGTGACGCTCACCCGCCGCGGGTTGTCGCAGTCGAACGCGTCCTAGGCCAGCGCGCGCACGAGCAGGGCGACGCCGAACCCCGCGACGATCACGTATCCGACGACCACCGTGAGGTGCTGCACGCGTGGTGTGGCACGACGCCCGAAGAGGGCGCCCGCCGCGACGAGCACCGTCTGCCACGCGAGGGATGCGACGCCCGCGCCGACGACGAACAGCGCCGCCGCGAACGGCTCGTCGTGCAGGTCGGCGAGCCCGGTGGCGATCGCGACGAAGTAGACGACCGTCGCCGGGTTGATGAGCGTGAGACCGAAGAACAGGGGATAGCCGCCGAGGGCCGACCCCTCGACCGGAGGGCCGCCACTGGCAGGAGCCGGCCGCGAGAAGCCCTTCCTCAGCCCGAGTGCCGCGATGCCGACCAGCGCGATCCCCCCGACGACCGCGGGCCACGGCTCGATGCGCGCGATGAGAGGCGCCACCGCCGCACCCGCGACCACGGCGATGAGACAGTAGAGCGCATCGACGCTCGCGACACCGGCCGCAGCGGCAAGGCCTGGACGGATGCCGCGCCGCATGCCCTCTTGGATGAGCAGCACCCCGATCGCGCCGACAGGCACCGCGATCGCGAAGCCCGCGAGGGCTCCGCTGGCGAGCGCGGTGACAGGGTTCATGTCGGAAGTATCCACCCCGGGCCGAGCCCGCCCCGCAAGATCCTCGGTCGCACGGGTAGATTCACCACATGGACCAACTCGATGAACGGATTCTTGCGATTCTCGTCGAGGACGGACGCGCTTCTTTCAGTGGGATCGGACGCGAGGTCGGCCTCAGCACGAACGCCGTGGCGGCCCGGGTTCGCCGGCTCGAGCGCGCCGGGGTGATCGTCGGATACCGTGCGGTGCTCGGGGTCGACGCTCCTGCGGGAGCGACGGGCGCCATCGAGGCGTTCATCGACGTGCGGCTGCGCGCCGATCGCGACTCGGAGGAGTTCCTCGAGTGGGCGCGGGCGCTTTCCGCGGTGACGGATGCGGCGCACGTCACGGGCCCGTACGACTACCACCTCCACATCCGCGTGCCCGACATGGCGGCCCTCGACATGCTGTTGCGCTCGCTCAAGAAGGAGGGCGGCGCCGAGCAGACGCACACGCGCATCGCGCTGCGCTGAGACGGCCTACGCGACCGCCTCGCCCGTCGCACCGTCGCCCGCGAGGCCCTCGTCCGAGCGAGTCGAGGCGGTCGTTCGAGCGGTCGCGGCGAGCACCGCGCCGAGCAGCACGGCGGCGACCGTCACCCAGATGAGCACGCGGTAGTCCGCGATCGCGAGGAGCCCGGCGCCCACGATCGACACCGCCGTCTGCGGGACGTTGATCGACACGTTCGCGGCGGCCGCGGTGCGACCCTGCAGAGCGTCCGGCGTGAGCCGCTGGCGCATCGTCGCGAAGCCGACGACGGTGATCGGGATCCCGAACCCGGCGACGACCATCCCGCACGCGGCGATCGGCAGCGAGCCGAGCGGCAGGAGCGCCGAGCCGAGCGCGAGCATCACGAGGCCGAGCGCGGCGGCGCGTCCCTCGCCGAGCCTCGTCACGAGGGTCGCCGACAGGATGCCGCCGACGAGTGCCCCGACGCCCTGCAGCGGCACGAGCCACCCGATGGCCGCGGCATCCGCCTTCATCGCGTCCAGCGCCGGGAAGATGATGACGTTCATCAGCCCTGTCGCGCCGAACGCGACCGCGATCGCGAATGTCAGGCGGCGCAGCGGCACGATCCGGAAGATGTGCTCGAAGCCGGCGACGAGCTCGCGGACGTATCCGCGGGACTCGGTGTGCTCGGGAGCCGCGTCGCCCACCGGCAGGCCGATGAGGGCGACGGCGCACGCCGCGAAGCACGACGCGGTGAGCAGCACGACGGCGTGGGCGCCGAACGCCACGTAGAGCGCGGTTCCGATGAGCGGGGAGATCAGTCGCAGGCCGTTGTCGATCGTCGAGAGGACGCCGTTGCCGCTCGCGAGCTGGTCGTCGCGGAGCATCCCTCGAATGATGCCCGACTGCGCGGCGGCGGTCACGTATCCGCCCGCGCTGTAGAGGAAGATCACGACGTAGATGAGCCAGAGCTGGCTCGAGCCGTCCACGAGCAGCAGCGACAGCACGATGAGCGCCATGGCCACGTTGTTCGCGACGAGGAGGCGCTTGCGCGAGACGCGGTCGGCGATCATGCCGATGAACGGGGCGAGGATCGCCGGGACTCCGAGCGCCACGAAGACGAACGCGGCGGCGACGTCGGATCCCGTGAACTGCTTCACCCACACCGCGACCATGAGGTAGAGGGCGCTGTCGCCGAGGTTCGTGAAGACCCACGCGGTGGACAGGCGACCGAAGCCCGGCGCCTCGAACGCGATGGGGAGGCGATTGCGGCGCGGCGCGGCGTCGGCGGTCTCGGATGTCTCGGTGCTCATCGGGGCTCCTCGGGGGCGGGGCTGGCGATCGGGTCGGGGTTGACGACCGCGAGGAACCGCGCGTGGCGCGCCCCCGGAGGCCGCTTGGACGGGTCGGCGCTGCGGCCTTCGAATCTGTCGGTGAGGTTCTGCACCTCGCGGCTGAACTCCGCGAGCTCTTCGGCGGTCGCCCAGAACGCCGACCGCGTGAACGTCGAGGCCTGCACCCAGCGGTCCTCCTCCTGCTCCACGCGCGAGAAGTACTCGCGCACGCGCAGGAACTCGGACTCGAGGCCGAGCTCGGCGACCGCCTGGACGGCGAGGAGCGAGCCCGGCACGTCGGGGTCGGGACGCAGGTCGAAGTCCTTCGTGCGCACGCGCCACGGCTTCTCGCGCCCGCGCCGCTCGGCGCGCTCGATGTACCCGTACTTCTCGAGGATCCGCAGGTGGAACGAGCAGCTCGCCGGCGACTCGCCGACCACCTCGGCGCACTCGGTCGCCGTCGCCTCGTCGACGTCGCCGAGGTAGTCGAGCAGCGCGAGACGGAGGGGGTGGGCCAGGGCACGGATGCGCGCGGGGTCGGAGATGCGCTCGTGCGCACCGCGCTCGGCGCCCGGCTCGCTCTGCGGCTTCTCGTCGGACGTCATGAGACGAGACTAAATACTAAAGTCTTCTTTCGCAATACTTCTTTAGAATCGGCCGGATCGAGAACGCGTCAGCGCACGCGGCGCCCGTGGGCGAGCTCGATGAGCCGCTCGAGCACGTCCCCCGCGCGGAGGCCGTTGTGCTCGTGCTCGCTCGTGATCCACGGGAGGACCCCCGGGATCAGGCCGGACGTCTCGATCGCGAACTCGAACGGCACGAACGCGTCGTTGACGTAGATCGAGGTCGCACCGCGCGCGCCGGATGCCGCGATCGCGCCCGCGTCGTAGAGGCGAGGCCACTCGACTTCCGCGAGCGCGAGCGTCACGTCGCGCCACGGCTGCAGGCCGGGCACCGTGTCGAGCCACTCGCGCCGCACGTGCTCCCCCGTGAGGAGGGTCGGGTCGTCGCGGAAGTCGTCGGGCTCGGTGCGCTCCGCCGACCACTGCGTCGCGAACCCGTCGGCGTAGCTCGACTCGTGGAACACGTAGTACAGCGGGTTGCGCGCGCTGAACGGCAGCGCGGCGGCGAGGTCGTACCGGAACGCGTTCGTGCCGGGGTCGTGCTCGAGCAGCGTCCACAGCGACTGCCACCCGTCGTTCGTGCCGAGCAGCATGCCGACCGAGCGCAGGCGCGACACCGACAGGACCTCACCGGACGGGAGACGGATGCCACCGGCATCCGCGAGATCGGCGAGTCGACGCATCGCGTCGCGGTGCTCCGGGAACCGGCGGTAGTACCGCTCGGACTCCGTGCGCATCTTGTCGTACGTCGCGGAGTAGATCTCGTCGGGGTGGCGCCCGAGCGCGCTCAGCCCGCCGGTGATGTAGACGTCCTGGAGCGACGAGGCGTCCGTCGACAGGTACGCGAGCGTGGTGAATCCGCCGAGCGATTGGCCGAGCACGCTCCACGTCGTGGCGGCGAGGTGCTCGCGCATCGCCTCGCAGTCCCGCACGATCGCGTCGGCGCGCAGGTGCGTGATGCGCTCGACGAGCTCATCCGTGCCGCGCTCGAGGTCGGCGTCGCCGACCGGAGTCGAGCGGCCGGTGCCACGCTGGTCGAGCAGCACGACGCGGTACTGCTCGAGCGCGGCGTCGAGCCAGTTCGGCGCGGACGGCGAGTGGAACGCCCGCGGCGACTCGTGGCCGGGACCGCCCTGGAGGAACACGAGATACGGCAGGCTCTCGCCGCCGTCGCGCGCGACGACCGCGGCGTGCACGTCGATCGTGCGCCCGTCGTCCGGGTCGCCCCACACCAGGGGAACGGTGATCGTGTGGTCCTCGATCGTCAGGTCCTGCAGGCGGCGCGTCGTGACAGGCATACGCCGAGACTACGGATTCGCCGCCGTCACGTCTCGCCGAGGAACTCGATCGCCGCCTCGCGGAAGGCGCGCGAACCGGGGGCGTTGAAGTGGTGCCGGCCGGGGATCTCGACGAACCTCCCCTGCGGGCACGCCGCCGCGAGCGCGCGCGATCCCTCGATGATCGCGTCGAGCGAGCCGGTCGCGAAGAGGATCGGCTGCGCAGGCGCGCGCGACGGGTCGGGGTCGACGGTGCCCGACATGCGCATGCCCTCCGCGATCGCGAGGAGCGCGCGCAGGTCGTTGCCGCGGACGCGCTCGGTCAGGCGGATGTAGTTCTGGGTCGAGGCATCCGTCACCGGTGTTCCGTCTTCGATGTACGACCGCGCCTGCGGGATGTCGAGGCGTGCGAGCGGGATGCCGTCGGGCACGCCGCCCAGCACCGCACGTTCGATGCGTCCGGCGAAGTCCTGGGTGACCTCCCACCCGACGCGCGCGCCGAGCGAGTACCCGACGTAGCTCGCAGTGTCGACGAGGTATGTGTCGAGCACGGCCTCGACATCGCTCGCGAGCAGGCGCAGGTCGTACTGGTGGGGCTCGTGCGGCTTGTCGCTGCTGCCGTGTCCTCGTTGGTCGAGTGCGAGCACGCGATACCCGGTGCGCCGGAGGTCGCGGACCCACCCGGTGCTGACCCAGTTGTCGCGCGTGTTCGATGCGAAGCCGTGCACCACGACGACCGTCGGGGCGCTGTCGTCGCCCCACGAGTAGGTCGCGATGCGATAGCCGTCGCCCACCATGACGTAGACCGGGTCCGGCATCTCGGTCAGCTCGGCGAACGGAGTGGTCATACCAAGGACACTAAGGGGCGATGAGCACCTTGAGGGCCTCGCGTGCGTCCATCTCGGCGTAGGCGCGCGCGATCTCGTCGAGCCCCAGCGTGCGGTCGAACACCCGGCCCGGGTCGATCGATCCGGCGAGCACGTGCGGGAGCGCCTCCTCGATGTAGGCGCGCACGGGAGCCGGCCCGCCGGTGAGCGTCGCGTTCTTGTAGAAGAGCGCCCGCCCGACGGGCGCCTGGTCGTACTGCGGCACACCGACCCGGCTGATGATCCCGCCCGGGCGCACGATCCCCATCGACTGCTCGAGGGCGGGCATGAGCCCGACCGCCTCGATCACGACGTGCGAGCCCTCGCCGCCCGTGAGCTCCATCACGCGCGCGATTCCGTCGTCGCCGCGCTCGGCCACGACTTCTGTCGCGCCGAACTCGACGCCGAGATCCGTGCGGTCCTTGTGGCGGCCCATGAGGATGACGCGCTCCGCGCCGAGCTGCCTCGACGCGAGCACGGCCGAGAGGCCCACGGCGCCGTCGCCGACCACGGTCACGGTCCGTCCAGGCGCGACGCGGCCCATGTGCGCCGCGTGATACCCGGTGAGGTAGACGTCGGAGAGTGTCAGCAGCGAGGCCAGCGTGCGCTCCTCGAGGGCGGCGGGGTCCGCATCCGGAACCTTCACCAGACTGCCGTCGGCGAGCGGGATGCGCGCGAGCTCGGCCTGCAGCCCGCCGACGTCCGGGGAGCCGTAGAAGCCGCCGTGCACGCACGACGTCTGGAACCCCTCGCGGCAGAAGACGCACGTGTTGTCCTGGTACGCGAAGGTCGCGATGACGAAGTCGCCCGGAGACAGCGTGCGCACGTCGGCGCCGACCTCTTCGACGACCCCGATCATCTCGTGGCCCATCGGCCGTCCGGAGGTGCGGGGCGGCAGAGAGTGATACGGATGCAGGTCCGACCCGCACACGCACGCGAGCACCGTCCGCACGATCGCGTCGGTCGGCTCGCGGAGGACGGGGTCTGGGACCGTCTCGACCCGCACATCTCCCGGGCCGTACATGAACGTCGCCTTCATTCCGTCTCGCTTCCTTCGTTCGCAGCTGGACCCGGCGCCACGCCCGCCGCCGCCCGTGGCCGGGAAGCCGAGTGGGGAGGCGCCGGGCTGTCAAGCCCCTGCGCACGATCGCACGCCTCGTCCTATCGTGCCTGTTCCCGCACACGGAGGATCCACCATGACCGAGAACCGGCCTCGAACGGGGGCGGCGCGATGAGCGAGCCGCGACA
Proteins encoded:
- a CDS encoding ArsR/SmtB family transcription factor; its protein translation is MTSDEKPQSEPGAERGAHERISDPARIRALAHPLRLALLDYLGDVDEATATECAEVVGESPASCSFHLRILEKYGYIERAERRGREKPWRVRTKDFDLRPDPDVPGSLLAVQAVAELGLESEFLRVREYFSRVEQEEDRWVQASTFTRSAFWATAEELAEFSREVQNLTDRFEGRSADPSKRPPGARHARFLAVVNPDPIASPAPEEPR
- a CDS encoding dihydrofolate reductase family protein, giving the protein MSLVRVQNFAISLDGFGTGEPQSFDEPFGHAGERLHEWMFATRFWHAMSGEPGGSDGIDNAFAERHETLGIGAEIMGRRKFTPETGPWAKVGEEDEWRGWWGPNPPFHTPVFVLTHYPRPAMEMEGGTVFHFVDATPEEAVAMAKEAAGGRDVRLGGGATMIREFLTAGVVDRAHFVVVPIVLGRGERVWDGLEGLEADYGIEQVSSPSGVVHVTLTRRGLSQSNAS
- a CDS encoding LysE family transporter, which translates into the protein MNPVTALASGALAGFAIAVPVGAIGVLLIQEGMRRGIRPGLAAAAGVASVDALYCLIAVVAGAAVAPLIARIEPWPAVVGGIALVGIAALGLRKGFSRPAPASGGPPVEGSALGGYPLFFGLTLINPATVVYFVAIATGLADLHDEPFAAALFVVGAGVASLAWQTVLVAAGALFGRRATPRVQHLTVVVGYVIVAGFGVALLVRALA
- a CDS encoding alpha/beta fold hydrolase, encoding MTTPFAELTEMPDPVYVMVGDGYRIATYSWGDDSAPTVVVVHGFASNTRDNWVSTGWVRDLRRTGYRVLALDQRGHGSSDKPHEPHQYDLRLLASDVEAVLDTYLVDTASYVGYSLGARVGWEVTQDFAGRIERAVLGGVPDGIPLARLDIPQARSYIEDGTPVTDASTQNYIRLTERVRGNDLRALLAIAEGMRMSGTVDPDPSRAPAQPILFATGSLDAIIEGSRALAAACPQGRFVEIPGRHHFNAPGSRAFREAAIEFLGET
- a CDS encoding zinc-binding dehydrogenase; translation: MKATFMYGPGDVRVETVPDPVLREPTDAIVRTVLACVCGSDLHPYHSLPPRTSGRPMGHEMIGVVEEVGADVRTLSPGDFVIATFAYQDNTCVFCREGFQTSCVHGGFYGSPDVGGLQAELARIPLADGSLVKVPDADPAALEERTLASLLTLSDVYLTGYHAAHMGRVAPGRTVTVVGDGAVGLSAVLASRQLGAERVILMGRHKDRTDLGVEFGATEVVAERGDDGIARVMELTGGEGSHVVIEAVGLMPALEQSMGIVRPGGIISRVGVPQYDQAPVGRALFYKNATLTGGPAPVRAYIEEALPHVLAGSIDPGRVFDRTLGLDEIARAYAEMDAREALKVLIAP
- a CDS encoding MFS transporter, whose product is MSTETSETADAAPRRNRLPIAFEAPGFGRLSTAWVFTNLGDSALYLMVAVWVKQFTGSDVAAAFVFVALGVPAILAPFIGMIADRVSRKRLLVANNVAMALIVLSLLLVDGSSQLWLIYVVIFLYSAGGYVTAAAQSGIIRGMLRDDQLASGNGVLSTIDNGLRLISPLIGTALYVAFGAHAVVLLTASCFAACAVALIGLPVGDAAPEHTESRGYVRELVAGFEHIFRIVPLRRLTFAIAVAFGATGLMNVIIFPALDAMKADAAAIGWLVPLQGVGALVGGILSATLVTRLGEGRAAALGLVMLALGSALLPLGSLPIAACGMVVAGFGIPITVVGFATMRQRLTPDALQGRTAAAANVSINVPQTAVSIVGAGLLAIADYRVLIWVTVAAVLLGAVLAATARTTASTRSDEGLAGDGATGEAVA
- a CDS encoding Lrp/AsnC family transcriptional regulator codes for the protein MDQLDERILAILVEDGRASFSGIGREVGLSTNAVAARVRRLERAGVIVGYRAVLGVDAPAGATGAIEAFIDVRLRADRDSEEFLEWARALSAVTDAAHVTGPYDYHLHIRVPDMAALDMLLRSLKKEGGAEQTHTRIALR
- a CDS encoding alpha/beta hydrolase, which codes for MPVTTRRLQDLTIEDHTITVPLVWGDPDDGRTIDVHAAVVARDGGESLPYLVFLQGGPGHESPRAFHSPSAPNWLDAALEQYRVVLLDQRGTGRSTPVGDADLERGTDELVERITHLRADAIVRDCEAMREHLAATTWSVLGQSLGGFTTLAYLSTDASSLQDVYITGGLSALGRHPDEIYSATYDKMRTESERYYRRFPEHRDAMRRLADLADAGGIRLPSGEVLSVSRLRSVGMLLGTNDGWQSLWTLLEHDPGTNAFRYDLAAALPFSARNPLYYVFHESSYADGFATQWSAERTEPDDFRDDPTLLTGEHVRREWLDTVPGLQPWRDVTLALAEVEWPRLYDAGAIAASGARGATSIYVNDAFVPFEFAIETSGLIPGVLPWITSEHEHNGLRAGDVLERLIELAHGRRVR
- a CDS encoding NAD(P)-binding domain-containing protein, translating into MSELRRATVVVIGGGQAGLSAAFHLQRRGIASAVDEPDAARTFVVLDAAPAPGGAWQHRWPSLTMATVNGIFDLPGIRQPPVDDPEPSREAVPRYFAAYERELALPILRPVHVSAVRRADDSPTGELVVETDGGIWIARFVVNATGTWDNPVLPDHPGTDSFLGRQLHTREYRSAAEFAGRRVAIVGGGISAIQQLEEISRGATTFWYTRREPAFIDGEFTPETTGRETIAKVVADVEAGRPTGSVVGYTGLPWTPYARAAKARGALERRPMFTAIEPHGVREADGSFTPVDAILWATGFKASLSHLDPLGLRNELGGIAMRGTQPLREPRVHLIGFGPSQSTVGANRAGREAVSSIARQLADEDAERRVADAAASVSFA